CCTAAAAGGGGGTGCTCTGCACCTAGAGGATTCCTGTGAATTCCACAGGACCTATCACAGAGCGCCAAGGTAGGAGTTGGAAGGTCTGACCTGGCCTTACTTGGGGCAGCTTCCCTTTCAGCATCTCTTGAACACACTTCTCAACCCTGACCCCTGATCtcagcacacacacactgccTGCAAGTCGTGCCCTTAGCTCTGTGGCCACTCCTTGCGACCCACAGCCTGGGTTCTTAGCCTCTCAAGATCCAGGAAATAAGATCGATTGGGTCGGGGTAAGCAGAGAGGGGGTGTCCAGGGTGCAAGCCAAGCCCAGAGATCTGAACACAGTGGAAAAAACCAGATGCCAGACAGAAGCCCCTGCCCAAGATGGGTCTGCCTGGGGAGTTgaggaggagatgggaggggGTAATGGCAGGTGAAAGAGCAAAAGGGGAGGGTCAGGGGAAGGGGTCAAGGATGGAAGCCCAGGACCCCAGGGAAGGGGGCTGATCCTGGGGGCAGAAACCCTTGCATAGGTCCCAGAGTGTTTCCTGTGCCAGGAGAGTGAAGACCTGGGCCCAGCGGCCCCGTTCCTCAGCCTCACTAGCTGCGTGGAGCCGGTAGACGCAGGACAGGCCTGTGAGGAGCAGATGTTCAAAGTCCCAAGTGCTAAGAGGAGGCCCCTTCCGCAGGTCCTGGAGCTGCTGCAGCCGCTGCTCAGCGCCCTCCAAGTCACTGGGCACGTGGTGCTGCAGGAGGAGCCTGAGTCGGCGGCCTGGGTGTGTGGACGCTAGTTCCTCATCCTGGATGTGCAGCTGCCCCATGACATCCAgctccagcccagcccagagcaGCTGCAAGGGGAGGCATGTAAGGGGTGGGCTGTGGCTTGGGGAGCAGGGCGGGGAGCAAgagtgggctgggggagggggcagaaGCAGGCAGCAGGACCCATGCTGGCTTGCCCCCACCAACCCCTAGCAGGTCCACCCTGAGACATCCCCATTCCCAACCCTGAGCTTAGGGACCTCTGGACATGCCCACCCTCATGTCCCAGGCTGGGAGGAAAGACCTCAAACATCACTTCCGGGGCCTCTGGCTTCTGCAGGCCACCTCCCACGCTGGTGCTGTCCATGGGCTGCCCTGGGGCAGCAGAGAGGAGTCAGGCCCCTGCCATGCTACACCATGaacaccccagcctcccagaagTGTCCCTCTGCTGCGTGGTAGAGGTCCCAAGTGCTTCATCATTCTACAAAAGGGCAGGAATGCCATCCCATGCCCCTGTTTCCCCTCcctctcatgcacacacatgcacattgaCATTCACTCTCCCAGGCATAGGTCTTCTGATCTCAAAAGCATCATTCCAAGCGTAGTTACCATGTTGGCAAATGCCCAGGACTCCTCCTCTAAATTGCACAATGCCCTTGGTAAAGAGCTCCAGGCCAACGGGTCACAAGacccttccccaccctcctcctctccctaTAATCATCGGAGGACAGAGTCACCTAAAACAGTGCCAGTGACTCTCCCAAGGACAAGGACCTCTTTAGGAAGAGCCTACTCTCCCTGCTCCTTCTCAGCAgtaagggagggagaaggaggacaGGGCAGGGAGGATAGGGCAGGGGAGGATGTGAGGCAGGGACCACAGGGCAGGGGAGGATGTCTGTGGCAGCTCCCTCCGGCCCACACCttggggtgttgcctcaccctTGTAATGTTTGTTCCAAGCCTAGACAGGTCAAGAGACCCTGCTTTGGGCATCAGTGGGAATCAGCCCAGGGCCAGCATTAAGAGCACCTAGGGCTATCTCCCTAGTTGTCACCTGTATCTTTCCAGTTCTGGGGGGGGCGGCCCAGATTGTCACCCACCACAGCACACATCAGCCTGGTACCCACCATGCCCACACTTCTATGCCCGACTAGCCTCAAATAGAGCCAGCTGTTAACTGCCGTCAGCCAGCAGCCTTCCTTGGCTCCTTTCCACCCACCCTGAAGCCCCGGTACCTGCATGGTGCTGGGTTGTAGTCACACCAGAGAGGAGGCAGATGGCTACCACCAGGCAAGCCAGGAACTGCAGGGTCGCAGCCATGCTCCACCACGTCctctgagtttcactctgttcaGCAGTTCTCTGCTCCCTCATCTGCCTGCCACACACCTCGGCTCCAACTTTCCACTGCAGGCTGCTCCAGAGCTCTGTAATGCGTGTCATTCTTCAATGCTGAACAGGGAGGGGCTGGCTGTGGCCTCGGTCACCTCCCATGGGCTCTTTCCATCCTTTAGAAATGGGGAATCTTTGGTTGTTGGCAGGAGCCTGGCTCCCTGCTTGTCAGGCCCTCAGCCTGTTCCTGCCCAGCTGGGCGGTATGCTTAGTTAATAGGAAAAAGGTGTTTGGTAGCAAATAGCTCTAGCTTGGCCCTCCCAAAGGGTAGGAAAGAGCCCAGGCGGTAAGACCATCTTACCGTCTGCACCCTCAAAATATCCTGCAACTGAGACCAGCCCCAACACCCAGTctggcccagcccagcctccaTGGAGCCCTTCAGCTGCCAAAAGCATCAGCTG
This portion of the Macaca mulatta isolate MMU2019108-1 chromosome 14, T2T-MMU8v2.0, whole genome shotgun sequence genome encodes:
- the FAM180B gene encoding protein FAM180B isoform X1, with the translated sequence MTRITELWSSLQWKVGAEVCGRQMREQRTAEQSETQRTWWSMAATLQFLACLVVAICLLSGVTTTQHHAGQPMDSTSVGGGLQKPEAPEVMFELLWAGLELDVMGQLHIQDEELASTHPGRRLRLLLQHHVPSDLEGAEQRLQQLQDLRKGPPLSTWDFEHLLLTGLSCVYRLHAASEAEERGRWAQVFTLLAQETLWDLCKGFCPQDQPPSLGSWASILDPFP
- the FAM180B gene encoding protein FAM180B isoform X2 produces the protein MQLLWAGLELDVMGQLHIQDEELASTHPGRRLRLLLQHHVPSDLEGAEQRLQQLQDLRKGPPLSTWDFEHLLLTGLSCVYRLHAASEAEERGRWAQVFTLLAQETLWDLCKGFCPQDQPPSLGSWASILDPFP